A genome region from Drosophila simulans strain w501 chromosome 2R, Prin_Dsim_3.1, whole genome shotgun sequence includes the following:
- the LOC6733726 gene encoding CCR4-NOT transcription complex subunit 1 isoform X2, with product MCPRLRAVAVKALILAFQPYAMQLFDTKPYVTDSIYDILQFVKEHGLEADRSSLRHLFSVINFSDLVPSVTVQLQAKLLGIQLERQLHSSSFVSNICYAFDQFFASNQKSLKPVAVADLVGQVARLTGINKVCECVFALALTHSSYTELKHSARNNLKGSLSDLIDSYLGNKGTGPADSGLREISFDLLQYLLCCLSEYVQPQVEAQFLVKLREEFPRQAVPLVLAPFLYGSTTATIAGAGASETDAEAEATTNSNSSSFEADALNEVGIEDIYDHLSEIIFTNQGKNNIMDTSWINLILEIGYEFTSSVEECKNHLCSRERERAELQSKDVAKIVGLMCRRHSSLLDCNVNLPTPANFWPGQGQGGGSNSSGSSQTQITPQQQTPGSSNNNDGSDGNSSSDKKDKKETTEATQTWKPDVFVQALKEVVPQLNWKDVCMELDHPEFVLKDRIGLELLLTILRLATGSNIFPHPECIYRHWANTEGQLSLIATMLKNPDLFSFADFVFSQPALDVLKTAPDADNKEISSWKSLHLVEVLLSIADKGYYTQVHELFKFPAQNCPDVLFLALLNTSPPMTPLRQDLFNQLIPTFLGNHPNSNVILASAWSSNNFQLRSNIMNAMSEWYLRGNEFDQVKLSRILDLAQDLKALSALLNARSFLFIIDLACLASRREYLKLEKWLTDKIREHGEPFMQAIIKVLHRRCPQVINAKVPEDQLPPKQAQLLPETVTTMINCLQTCINNCMQPEMVEVIMQMTANVAIMANKARAQQQQQPGLVPPPPPTILRGHRGMDLPGGIVPPPPQQPFSGNLNAQMFGPGMDPLTNMSNNLAGLNLSGPNGAFNFGNMLTSPSRLMTPGANPYPLNLMQMPQAPPPPNVGNLGRMLPGGPQQQTPTPTPTAPNPNNPVMADLQIPVSKEVEDEVNSYFQRIYNHQPNPTLSIDEVLDILQRFKESSNRREQEVFLCMLRNLFEEYRFFCQYPEKELQITAQLFGGIIDRNLVPTFVALGLSLRCVLDALRKPDGSKLYYFGVTALDRFRTRLHTYNKYCEHIRSIPHFSDFPPHLIQYVEYGMHGQEPPPQKLIGLSNTIPSAISSGPGTEPIYRNSSMLGNMPAATPGSGPKSSAAVSHATRMKSIANATNIDTLLVANQEEKVTVPPEPVQDKTAFIFNNLSQLNIPQKCDEIKEIMTKEYWPWLAQYLVLKRASMEFNFHTLYYNFLDALKNGEINRFVTKETLRNIKVLLRSDKGVINFSDRSLLKNLGHWLGMMTLGRNRPILQLDLDLKSLLAEAYHKGQQELLFVVPFVAKILESSAKSRIFRSPNPWTMGIMYVLGELHQEPDLKLNLKFEIEVLCKTLNLELAKLRPVIYLKDPNRTHLIEQMSQPKPKQLEPVASAPALPREQQSPAQPPPPPQQQQPPQQQVPPPPSSADVDAQNAAAMMMAAGGANSTPGSVSSPNLPTDSNQVALPPPEPRYSYVDVNVSNFQLIGQQLVLPPNTPFLHANPGIKHIVVNAVERTITDWLQPIVDRSIRIACATTEQIIRKDFALDADENRMRTAAHQMVRNLAAGMAMITGKDEIARAISQNLHKALLSGLNGMPSMAEIQAAAMQLASENVELVCAFIQKTSAEKAAAEIDRRLSTDFETRKIAREEGNRFVDAQILTYQQERLPEAVRIKVGAAPATLYAVYSEFARSIPGFQQMSDRDIALFVPKPTDLSQPNVFANDDSSMVYGELASKMETFMNTAIGVPTLQIQASKMHMLLNALMATRRLRDQESAFNLLTRAVEGLTEGLVNMHENMEQMKMYQNIHLRILGLLNNSFGAPNTERAVTKCFFDIREEVRYNVEAARALITSHFVNLNQFDGMLRDCMDNGNNYVAISFGIALLERLIMDDRVINIVSDNEFMATVELLGRLTQHRHRYPECIVNAIDTLWSGNFNTSSDYSPFNGNDRYLSGASHYIHSGMHHSCDTDDPPGLQEKTEFLLKDWVALYTQQNQQSTRDARNFGAFVQKMNTYGILKTDDLITRFFRQATHICTDVVYRMFAEPSLPINQAKNKIFQWIDAFVHLIAMLVRHSGEAGNPTTKINLLNKVLGIVLGTLIKDHEMRGVSFQQVGYHRFFMMLFMELCTADVILESLMHSIVSAFAYTYHLLNPSVAPGFCFAWLELISHRVFLGRILVQIPGQKGWPLYAQLLQDLFKYLAPFLRNTELGKPVQLLYKGTLRVLLVLLHDFPEFLCDYHFGFCDTIPPNCVQMRNIILSAFPRNMRLPDPFTPNLKVDMLSDSSNAPKVLSSYIMNIQPPNFKKDLDSYLKARAPVTFLSELRGHLQVTSEPGTRYNMALMNALVMYVGTQAIALIRNKNFVPNTSNIAHSAHMDIFQNLAVDLDTEGRYLFLNAIANQLRYPNSHTHYFSCAVLHLFAEANSEAIQEQITRVLLERLIVNRPHPWGLLITFIELIKNPIYKFWDHDFVHCAPEITKLFESVARSCLAKSNVTQQLNMPVVDGEGQEVATIN from the exons ATGTGTCCCAGATTGCGGGCAGTCGCTGTCAAGGCACTTATATTGGCTTTCCAACCCTACGCAATGCAGCTCTTCGATACTAAACCATACGTTACTGATAGTATTTACGACATCTTGCAGTTCGTTAAAGAGCACGGCCTGGAAGCGGATCGCAGCAGCCTGCGCCACCTGTTCTCCGTGATCAACTTCAGCGATCTCGTGCCATCAGTTACGGTCCAGCTGCAGGCGAAGCTCCTGGGCATCCAGTTGGAGCGTCAGCTTCACAGTTCATCGTTTGTGTCCAACATCTGCTACGCTTTTGACCAGTTCTTCGCCAGCAACCAGAAG TCCCTGAAGCCTGTTGCGGTAGCGGATCTCGTTGGCCAGGTCGCCCGACTGACCGGCATCAACAAGGTTTGTGAGTGCGTCTTTGCCTTGGCCTTGACCCACTCCTCGTACACAGAACTCAAACATTCTGCCAGAAACAACCTAAAAGGTAGCCTCAGCGATTTGATAGACTCTTACTTGGGTAATAAAGGAACCGGCCCGGCCGACAGCGGTCTCCGGGAGATCTCCTTCGATCTACTGCAGTATTTGTTGTGCTGCCTTAGCGAGTACGTACAACCGCAGGTGGAGGCACAGTTTTTGGTCAAGCTTCGGGAGGAGTTTCCGCGCCAGGCGGTACCGCTGGTTCTAGCGCCGTTCCTTTACGGCTCGACGACGGCGACGATTGCGGGAGCAGGTGCCAGCGAAACGGATGCGGAGGCCGAAGCGACGACTAACAGCAACAGCTCCAGTTTCGAAGCAGATGCTTTGAACGAGGTGGGAATCGAGGATATTTATGACCATTTAAGCGAGATAATATTCACCAACCAG ggcaaaaataatattatggaCACATCTTGGATTAATCTAATCCTTGAAATCGGTTATGAATTTACATCGAGCGTTGAAGAGTGTAAGAATCATTTGTGTTCCCGTGAGCGAGAACGCGCTGAGCTTCAGTCCAAAGATGTCGCCAAGATCGTGGGTCTTATGTGCCGAAGGCACTCGTCCCTGCTCGATTGTAATGTGAATCTACCGACGCCGGCGAACTTCTGGCCTGGTCAGGGACAGGgcggtggcagcaacagcagtggcTCTTCGCAGACACAAATCACTCCGCAGCAACAGACCCCGGGCAGCAGTAACAACAACGATGGCAGCGATGGCAATTCGTCCAGTGATAAGAAGGACAAGAAGGAGACGACGGAGGCCACGCAAACTTGGAAGCCAGATGTCTTTGTGCAGGCGCTCAAGGAGGTGGTGCCTCAGCTCAACTGGAAGGACGTGTGCATGG AACTTGATCATCCCGAGTTCGTGCTGAAGGATCGCATCGGTTTGGAGCTATTGCTCACCATCCTTCGGCTGGCCACTGGCTCTAACATATTTCCACATCCAGAATGCATTTACCGTCACTGGGCAAACACGGAAGGTCAGCTGTCGCTTATCGCGACAATGCTGAAGAACCCGGATCTCTTCTCCTTCGCCGACTTTGTATTTAGCCAGCCAGCGTTGGATGTGCTTAAGACGGCTCCGGATGCGGACAATAAGGAGATCTCGTCCTGGAAGTCGCTTCACCTGGTGGAGGTGCTGCTCTCCATTGCGGACAAGGGATACTATACGCAGGTCCATGAGCTATTCAAGTTCCCAGCGCAGAACTGTCCCGATGTGCTATTTTTGGCCTTATTGAACACCAGTCCGCCGATGACGCCACTGCGTCAGGATCTGTTTAACCAACTGATACCAACGTTCCTTGGCAACCATCCCAACTCGAACGTGATCTTGGCCAGCGCCTGGAGTTCGAACAACTTCCAACTTCGGTCCAATATCATGAATGCTATGTCCGAGTGGTATCTCCGAGGCAATGAGTTCGATCAGGTGAAACTGTCGCGCATCCTGGATCTTGCCCAGGATTTAAAAGCGCTATCAGCGCTGCTCAACGCTCGTTCATTTTTATTCATTATCGACCTGGCTTGCCTTGCCTCTCGGCGCGAGTACCTGAAGCTGGAAAAGTGGCTTACCGATAAAATTCGCGAACATGGAGAGCCTTTTATGCAGGCTATAATCAAGGTTCTGCACCGTCGCTGCCCGCAGGTTATCAACGCCAAAGTGCCAGAGGACCAGCTGCCTCCCAAGCAGGCGCAGCTCTTGCCCGAGACAGTTACCACCATGATCAACTGTCTGCAAACGTGCATCAATAACTGCATGCAGCCGGAGATGGTCGAAGTCATCATGCAAATGACCGCGAACGTGGCAATTATGGCTAACAAGGCACGTgcccaacaacagcagcagccaggatTGGTTCCGCCGCCTCCACCAACAATTCTGCGCGGCCATCGAGGTATGGATCTGCCTGGAGGCATAGTCCCTCCGCCACCGCAGCAACCGTTCTCCGGAAACCTCAACGCGCAGATGTTCGGACCAGGAATGGATCCTCTGACGAATATGTCCAACAACTTGGCCGGCCTCAACCTCAGCGGCCCGAACGGAGCATTTAATTTTGGCAACATGCTGA CCTCTCCATCACGTCTGATGACTCCGGGAGCCAATCCCTATCCGCTGAACCTCATGCAGATGCCGCAGGCTCCGCCACCACCCAACGTAGGAAACCTAGGCCGCATGCTGCCAGGGGGTCCACAACAGCAGACACCAACGCCGACTCCAACGGCCCCCAATCCAAACAACCCTGTGATGGCCGATCTCCAGATACCTGTGTCAAAGGAAGTTGAAGACGAGGTCAACTCATACTTTCAGCGCATCTACAACCACCAGCCGAATCCAACGCTGTCCATCGATGAAGTGCTGGACATTTTGCAACGATTTAAAGAGTCAAGTAACCGGCGCGAACAGGAAGTCTTTTTGTGCATGCTGCGCAATCTGTTCGAGGAATATCGCTTTTTCTGTCAATACCCAGAGAAAGAGCTCCAGATTACTGCGCAGCTATTTGGTGGCATTATAGATCGCAACCTGGTGCCCACTTTTGTTGCCCTGGGCCTTTCTCTGCGCTGTGTCTTGGATGCCCTCCGCAAGCCCGATGGATCTAAGCTTTACTATTTCGGTGTGACGGCACTGGACAGATTCAGAACTCGATTGCACACCTACAACAAATACTGCGAGCATATCCGCTCCATTCCTCACTTCTCTGACTTCCCGCCGCACCTTATTCAGTATGTGGAATACGGAATGCACGGCCAGGAGCCGCCGCCTCAGAAGTTGATTGGACTCAGCAATACTATTCCTTCGGCAATATCTAGCGGACCAGGAACGGAACCAATTTACAGGAATAGCTCCATGTTAG GTAATATGCCCGCTGCCACCCCGGGATCGGGACCGAAATCAAGCGCTGCTGTGTCGCATGCCACGAGAATGAAGTCCATCGCCAATGCCACCAATATCGACACACTTTTGGTGGCCAACCAGGAAGAGAAAGTGACTGTGCCACCCGAGCCTGTACAGGACAAAACTGCCTTTATTTTCAACAACTTGAGCCAGCTGAACATACCGCAGAAGTGCGATGAGATAAAGGAGATTATGACCAAGGAGTATTGGCCGTGGCTAGCGCAATATCTGGTCCTCAAACGCGCATCAATGGAGTTCAACTTCCACACACTCTATTACAACTTCTTGGATGCCCTTAAAAACGGCGAGATCAACCGATTCGTAACCAAAGAGACCCTACGCAACATCAAGGTACTCTTGCGCTCCGATAAGggagttattaatttctcCGATCGAAGTCTGCTGAAGAACCTCGGACACTGGTTGGGCATGATGACCTTAGGTCGCAATCGCCCCATCCTGCAGTTGGATCTGGATCTGAAATCCCTTTTGGCTGAGGCTTACCATAAGGGCCAGCAGGAACTGCTTTTTGTGGTTCCTTTCGTAGCCAAGATCCTTGAGTCATCCGCCAAGTCTCGCATCTTCCGATCGCCCAATCCATGGACAATGGGTATCATGTACGTGCTTGGTGAGCTTCACCAGGAGCCAGACCTCAAGCTGAACCTGAAGTTTGAAATCGAAGTACTCTGCAAAACACTTAATCtggagttggccaagttgcgACCAGTGATCTACCTGAAGGATCCCAATCGAACTCATTTGATTGAACAGATGTCgcaaccaaaaccgaaacaacTTGAGCCAGTGGCTTCTGCACCAGCTCTACCGCGTGAACAGCAATCCCCGGCACAacctccgccgccaccacaacagcagcaaccaccgcagcagcaggtaCCTCCACCGCCATCCTCTGCGGACGTGGACGCCCAAAATGCTGCCGCTATGATGATGGCAGCAGGCGGAGCTAATAGTACTCCTGGATCGGTATCTTCGCCCAATCTACCCACCGATTCCAACCAGGTGGCTCTACCGCCACCGGAGCCGCGCTATTCATACGTGGACGTAAACGTGAGCAATTTCCAGCTTATTGGTCAGCAGTTGGTACTGCCACCCAATACTCCGTTCCTGCACGCCAATCCCGGAATCAAACACATTGTGGTCAACGCCGTGGAGCGCACGATAACCGACTGGTTGCAGCCCATTGTGGACCGAAGCATCCGCATTGCCTGTGCCACTACCGAGCAGATCATCCGCAAGGACTTCGCCCTAGATGCCGACGAGAACCGAATGCGCACTGCCGCTCATCAGATGGTACGAAACCTTGCCGCCGGCATGGCCATGATTACCGGCAAGGATGAGATAGCGCGTGCTATTAGCCAGAATCTGCACAAGGCCTTGCTGTCGGGTCTAAATGGGATGCCCAGCATGGCTGAGATCCAAGCTGCTGCTATGCAGTTAGCCAGCGAAAATGTTGAGCTAGtttgcgctttcattcagaaAACATCTGCTGAAAAGGCAGCCGCAGAGATTGATAGGCGTCTAAGCACCGATTTCGAGACCAGGAAAATTGCTCGTGAAGAGGGAAACCGTTTTGTGGACGCCCAGATCCTCACCTATCAACAGGAGCGTCTTCCAGAAGCAGTGCGCATCAAGGTGGGCGCGGCTCCAGCTACACTTTATGCTGTGTACTCGGAGTTCGCTAGAAGCATACCTGGCTTCCAGCAGATGAGCGATCGCGATATTGCCCTGTTTGTGCCCAAGCCGACGGATTTGTCTCAGCCAAATGTGTTTGCTAATGATGATAGCAGCATGGTATACGGGGAACTGGCAAGCAAAATGGAGACCTTCATGAACACGGCAATCGGAGTGCCGACACTCCAGATCCAGGCTAGCAAGATGCACATGCTCCTCAACGCTCTGATGGCGACGCGTCGACTGCGTGACCAAGAGTCTGCCTTTAATCTGCTGACCCGCGCGGTCGAGGGCTTGACCGAAGGATTGGTCAATATGCATGAAAACATGGAGCAAATGAAGATGTACCAAAACATCCATCTCCGTATCCTTGGCTTGCTAAACAACAGTTTCGGTGCTCCAAACACAGAGCGAGCGGTAACAAAGTGTTTCTTCGATATCCGAGAGGAGGTGCGATACAACGTGGAGGCAGCTCGCGCTTTGATTACGTCGCACTTTGTCAATCTGAATCAGTTTGACGGAATGCTACGCGACTGCATGGACAACGGAAACAATTATGTGGCCATATCGTTCGGTATCGCACTGCTGGAGCGCCTCATCATGGACGATCGAGTGATTAACATTGTTTCGGACAACGAATTCATGGCAACTGTTGAGCTGCTAGGTAGGCTCACTCAGCATCGCCATCGGTATCCAGAATGCATTGTGAATGCTATTGATACGCTGTGGAGCGGAAACTTTAACACGAGCAGCGACTACAGCCCGTTCAACGGCAATGATCGTTATCTGTCGGGAGCCTCCCATTACATCCACTCCGGCATGCATCAC TCATGCGATACAGATGATCCGCCGGGCTTACAAGAGAAGACGGAGTTTCTGCTTAAGGATTGGGTTGCACTGTACACGCAACAGAACCAGCAGTCTACGCGCGATGCACGCAACTTCGGTGCATTTGTCCAGAAGATGAACACATATGGAATCCTGAAAACGGACGACTTGATCACCCGTTTTTTCCGCCAGGCCACACACATTTGCACGGATGTGGTGTACAGAATGTTCGCCGAGCCGAGTTTACCAATCAACCAGGCCAAGAACAAGATATTCCAGTGGATCGATGCGTTCGTCCATCTGATCGCAATGCTCGTGCGACACTCAGGCGAAGCAGGAAATCCAACCACCAAGATCAACCTGTTAAACAAGGTGCTGGGCATTGTGCTGGGAACACTGATTAAGGACCATGAGATGCGTGGCGTGAGCTTCCAGCAGGTTGGCTATCATCGCTTCTTCATGATGCTGTTCATGGAGCTGTGCACAGCCGATGTGATTCTCGAGTCCCTGATGCACAGTATTGTGTCGGCCTTCGCCTACACATATCACTTATTGAATCCCAGCGTGGCTCCGGGCTTCTGCTTTGCTTGGTTGGAGCTCATTTCGCATCGCGTCTTCCTCGGCCGCATCCTGGTCCAAATTCCCGGGCAAAAGGGCTGGCCGCTTTACGCTCAACTGCTGCAGGACCTCTTTAAATATCTTGCGCCCTTCTTACGCAACACTGAGCTCGGCAAACCAGTCCAACTTTTGTATAAGGGGACGCTACGTGTTCTACTCGTTCTGCTTCACGACTTCCCGGAGTTCTTGTGCGACTATCATTTTGGGTTCTGTGACACCATCCCGCCCAACTGCGTCCAGATGCGTAACATCATCCTGTCGGCGTTTCCGCGCAATATGCGCTTGCCCGATCCCTTCACACCCAACCTAAAGGTGGACATGCTGTCGGACAGTAGTAACGCACCTAAGGTGCTCAGCAGCTACATTATGAACATCCAGCCGCCGAACTTCAAGAAGGATTTGGACTCGTACCTCAAGGCCCGGGCGCCAGTTACTTTTCTATCGGAGTTACGTGGTCACTTGCAGGTGACCAGCGAGCCAGGAACGCGTTACAACATGGCACTGATGAATGCTCTGGTCATGTATGTGGGAACTCAGGCGATTGCTTTGATCAG aaacaaaaactttgtGCCCAACACCTCGAACATAGCACACAGCGCCCACATGGATATCTTCCAGAATCTTGCTGTTGATTTGGATACGGAGGGTCGCTATCTGTTCTTGAATGCGATTGCGAACCAGTTGCGCTATCCCAACAGCCACACGCACTACTTCAGCTGTGCGGTGCTGCATCTGTTTGCCGAGGCCAACTCGGAGGCAATTCAGGAGCAGATCACTCGCGTACTTCTGGAACGATTGATTGTGAACCGCCCGCATCCTTGGGGACTGTTGATCACTTTTATTGAGCTGATCAAAAATCCCATCTACAAGTTCTGGGACCATGACTTTGTGCACTGTGCGCCAGAGATCACCAA GCTCTTTGAATCGGTGGCCCGTTCCTGTCTGGCCAAGTCGAACGTCACCCAGCAGTTGAACATGCCCGTCGTCGATGGCGAGGGCCAGGAGGTAGCCACCATCAACTGA